A stretch of the Osmerus eperlanus chromosome 10, fOsmEpe2.1, whole genome shotgun sequence genome encodes the following:
- the znf408 gene encoding zinc finger protein 408 codes for MESPGSTNGSLDQAFYLYSMLRSVPRGLAVGPSLANDGQLGLWCVRCAVPRGAMLGLESQAQAHCHREGKREEEMDGEWQGVVNGPLWDQFYWVRFACNAKGKEERNVTVHQLAEGLFLRACQDISPGTELLLWVGESQTLPEPLEKSVGGQTGPGTPLEKPRKQEAPRRSRKETISATSPVVAEQPLVCGGSVSYTSKDGDTARPCLEEEPEKGGDEMEEEGEDEDERDEMEREDERNEKEGMCKSQTQIRRSKPLMYRRKKRPTRRKEKERLEKRGRTEDNKTAEQNGGVDGFRSIKVESVALDRAAFTTLLLPGAESGDLGDQDQAEGPTAQAPRASSRLAAKPRKVHSLLSHINHQLQERQSRSLGGQQRIQRGLPRGRARNQHPVSSHTDRERPISQDKSVQKNKEPDSTDRFQFDTRERRYRCDQCPKSFFQLCHLKKHQFTHSGFKPYSCSECSKTYSSQENYKAHILMHRGERPFKCQQCDKSYGVKRDLREHEVLHTGQRPFVCDICGKAFARRPSLRIHRQAHRAKEQNQPPVKTCCPVCSKELASSGSLRNHMRLHTGERPYPCPHCGKTFRQRGNLQGHLRIHTGEKPYSCVHCEQSFSQAPELRRHLISHTGEAYLCPVCGKALRDPHTLRAHERLHTGERPHRCEECGKAYTTATKLRRHMKSHLEERPYSCQTCGAGYTLMQSLVRHQLSHRRKEERTGAGELEDALAALEASHPRPTRGRPRKTPRRAVDKTWDQPPDLGLVEGGEDQTVLYVQTLEDLSVSSSGQVILGTSDSALSVNGVILEEGAGQLSQELLEIIVSDSNEKCIVVREHKAHGNLVILQGDNGLSSVAQTVEIETGI; via the exons ATGGAGTCTCCAGGTAGCACGAACGGGTCATTAGACCAGGCCTTCTACCTCTACAGCATGCTGCGGTCGGTCCCCAGAGGTCTGGCAGTGGGGCCCTCCCTGGCCAATGACGGCCAGCTTGGACTTTGGTGTGTCAGATGTGCAGTGCCAAGAGGTGCCATGCTGGGGCTGGagagccaggcccaggcccactgTCATAGGGAGGGCaagagggaagaagag ATGGATGGAGAATGGCAAGGGGTGGTGAATGGGCCTCTCTGGGACCAGTTCTACTGGGTCAG GTTTGCGTGCAATGccaaggggaaggaggagaggaatgtgaCAGTCCACCAGCTGGCTGAAGGCCTCTTTCTGAGGGCCTGCCAGGACATATCCCCAGGGACAGAACTCCTTCTCTGGGTTGGGGAGTCCCAGACTTTGCCTGAACCCCTAGAGAAGTCTGTAGGAGGTCAAACTGGGCCAGGTACACCACTAGAGAAACCTCGGAAACAGGAAGCCCCTCGAAGGTCCAGAAAGGAGACAATTTCTGCCACCAGTCCAGTGGTAGCGGAGCAACCTTTAGTCTGTGGAGGAAGTGTGTCGTACACCAGTAAAGATGGGGACACTGCACGTCCTTGTCTAGAGGAAGAGcctgagaaagggggggatgagatggaagaggagggtgaggatgaggatgagagggatgagatggagagggaggatgagaggaatgaGAAAGAGGGGATGTGTAAAAGCCAGACTCAGATCAGGAGGAGCAAACCTCTTATGtacaggaggaagaagaggcccacaaggaggaaagagaaggagcgGCTGGAGAAAAGAGGAAGGACAGAGGACAACAAAACTGCGGagcagaatggaggagtggatgGGTTTAGAAGCATCAAGGTAGAAAGTGTTGCTCTCGACAGAGCTGCCTTTACAACTCTGTTGCTGCCTGGGGCTGAATCAGGGGATCTAGGTGATCAGGACCAAGCCGAAGGTCCTACAGCTCAAGCCCCTAGGGCTAGTTCTCGTCTGGCAGCCAAACCCAGGAAGGTGCACTCATTACTCAGCCACATCAACCACCAACTCCAGGAGCGTCAGAGTAGGTCTCTGGGAGGTCAGCAGAGGATCCAACGGGGTTTACCCAGAGGCAGGGCAAGAAACCAACATCCAGTGAGTAGTcatacagatagagagagaccaaTCTCCCAAGATAAGTCTGTACAGAAGAATAAAGAGCCAGATTCTACGGATCGGTTTCAGTTTGACACCAGGGAAAGGAGGTATAGATGTGACCAGTGTCCCAAGAGCTTCTTCCAGTTGTGCCACCTGAAGAAGCACCAGTTCACCCACTCAGGCTTCAAGCCCTACTCTTGCTCCGAATGTTCAAAAACCTACAGCTCACAGGAGAACTACAAAGCCCACATACTGATGCATCGTGGGGAGCGGCCATTCAAGTGTCAGCAATGTGACAAAAGCTACGGGGTGAAGAGAGACCTCCGGGAGCATGAGGTGCTCCATACCGGCCAGCGCCCATTTGTGTGTGACATTTGCGGCAAAGCCTTTGCCCGCAGGCCCTCTCTCCGGATACACCGGCAGGCTCACCGGGCCAAGGAGCAGAACCAGCCACCAGTCAAAACCTGCTGCCCAGTCTGCTCCAAGGAGCTGGCCAGCTCCGGTTCCCTCAGGAACCACATGCGTCTGCACACGGGCGAGCGACCATACCCCTGCCCACATTGTGGGAAAACCTTCCGCCAGCGTGGAAACCTGCAAGGACACCTGCgcatccacacaggagagaagccttaCAGTTGTGTGCACTGCGAGCAGAGCTTCTCCCAGGCCCCTGAGCTGCGCAGGCACCTGATCTCCCACACTGGGGAGGCGTACCTCTGCCCTGTCTGTGGTAAGGCCCTGAGGGACCCCCACACCCTGAGGGCCCACGAGCGCCTGCACACCGGGGAACGGCCCCATCGCTGCGAGGAGTGTGGGAAAGCATACACCACGGCCACCAAGCTGAGGCGCCACATGAAGTCTCACCTGGAGGAGCGTCCATACAGCTGCCAGACCTGTGGGGCTGGATACACTTTGATGCAGAGCCTGGTGCGACACCAGCTGTCCCATCgccggaaggaggagaggaccggGGCTGGGGAGCTGGAGGATGCTCTTGCAGCTCTGGAGGCCAGTCACCCTCGTCCTACGAGGGGCCGCCCCAGGAAGACACCTCGCAGGGCGGTGGACAAGACCTGGGATCAGCCCCCGGATCTGggcctggtggaggggggagaggaccaAACAGTGCTGTATGTCCAGACCCTGGAGGACCTAAGTGTGTCCAGTTCTGGACAAGTTATTCTTGGCACATCAGACTCTGCCCTCTCTGTCAATGGGGTGATCTTAGAGGAAGGGGCTGGACAGCTCAGCCAGGAATTGCTGGAGATCATTGTCTCAGACTCTAACGAGAAGTGCATTGTTGTCCGAGAGCACAAGGCCCACGGTAACCTGGTCATTCTACAGGGAGACAATGGACTCAGCTCCGTGGCCCAGACCGTCGAGATAGAGACAGGAATCTAG